From the genome of Candidatus Methylomirabilota bacterium, one region includes:
- a CDS encoding helix-turn-helix transcriptional regulator has translation MKRYGVTQDRVAAMAGVHRTMVNKVVNGRAKSRKVLNTITVLISATRQLEEGPAA, from the coding sequence ATGAAGCGGTATGGCGTCACCCAGGACCGCGTGGCGGCGATGGCGGGCGTCCACCGCACGATGGTCAATAAGGTCGTGAATGGACGGGCGAAGTCGCGGAAGGTGCTGAATACGATCACCGTGCTCATCAGCGCCACGCGCCAGCTCGAAGAGGGCCCGGCAGCATGA